The Nerophis lumbriciformis linkage group LG04, RoL_Nlum_v2.1, whole genome shotgun sequence genome contains the following window.
ggtgttgggttttatcaaatacatttccccagaaaatgcgacttatactccagtgcgacttatttatgtttttttccttcttcattatgcattttcggccggagcgacttatactccgaaaaatacggtattaagaaagttttgacatttctaacaaaaAGATCACATCTAAAATCTTGAGcactatttacttttttttaaagaagattaCCAGAAATGATTGCATTTTCACCGGTTTTAAAAATCCAAAACTTTCTTACCATTTACCACAGGATATATAATGCTTATGTCACTGGAATTTTCTTTACAAGACCTGTCTGGTAATACCGGTTTCATGTAAATCAATTATTTCTTAAAATTTGACACCCATGCACagtgaattggccctagtgtgtgaatgttgtctgtctatctgtgttggccctgcgatgaggtggcgacttgcccagggcgtaccccgccttccgcccgaatgcagctgagatacaaTATTGCCATTGAgactttattagtaggttgcacagtgaagtacatattccgtacaattgaccactaaatggtaacacccaaataagtttttcagcttgtttaagtcggggtccacttaaattgattcatgatacagatatatactatcatatatactatcatcataatacagccatcacacaaaataatcatcagggtgtatacattgaattatttacattattagggTGTTAGTTGAATGGAGCGAATCCTCttatgaagtcatctacaatattcgtcccgaaagggacaagcggtactgaATGGATGGATGCACAGTGAAATACAGATCAGAATGCACAAACCTTGAATTTCACAAACAGAAATTTTAAGGCTCCCCTTGCAGCCTTTCCAAGCATCCTCTTGAGAGTCGTAGTAGGACAGAGTTCCTCCATCCAGCACAAACCAGCGAGGTTGCCACCCTGTAAGAATGTTTGTATGTAAACAAAGTCACCTATGTGGCACATTCAAGCGAACACCGTTTACAAGTTAAAGGGGACCTTGTAACACATGCCCTGTTTCCATGCCAAGTAATTCAACCAAAATCACAATACATGAAAATAATGACTGTATCTAATATCAATAAAAGTCGGTTACTCAGTCGTTATATATAGAAATTAATTCAATCGGAGCCTACCTGAGACTATTAGCTTATGTTAGCTTGCCCGCTAAGGCTTAATGTTATCACTAACTCTCCACTGACGTTGTCATGCTAGCTAGCTTCCATTGCAACCAAAGCCATAACTGTACACCCTCAAAAAACAAGCCTTGAGATAACTTACCGCTTATGTAATTGGTCCACTTGGATAGAATCCCCTCCATTGTTTAAATATGTGTGCCATTCATTACTTGTTTACCATGATAAGATTAAACGCGCAGCTGACTGCAGCGACTCCATCCGCCGCCGCGAGTTAGACTTTCCAGAGTATTGTACATAGATCTGTATTATGTCTACGTTGGGGAAATTGCGTAAACATTTTCTAGAATACGCCTCTAAACGCTCACACTTTCTTATCCTCCAAGGAATTACGTTGTGTGGGCGTGGTTTTAGATGACTGACAAACACACAAACCAATCGTATAAGAGTATTAAGATACAGGGTGGGACCTTGACAAGTGACCCAATAGAAATGAGAGAAGGGGGAAATGTTGAACAGTGGGGTGTTTATGAAGTTTGGTGCCACGTAGTTACCCTAAACACCACTATAGTACTGTATTTActttattcatttaatttaaGGGACTCTTTCACAAAAATCTGTGAGTACGCTTTGTAAGTGACAAAATGATGTGTTTTTCTATTTGTTCGCTGTTATCGTTTGTAACAATGCTCACCCATGGAGCCAAGCTGCCTGACCCTGAAGTGAAAATAGAAGTTCTGCAGAAACCTCTCATGTGTTACCGCAAGACAAAATATGGAGACATGCTTCTTGTCCATTATGAGGGATACCTGGAGAGCAATGGCACCATGTTTCACTCCAGGTAATGCATGTGTTTTGAAAATGTCTTGTTTTGTGTAGCAGCATTATTTGGAGGTAACTGTGATGCTTACATTGACTTGTGCATTATTTTGATGGATCTTTTCTGCAGCCGTACGGAAGGGGATAAAAACCCAATGTGGTTCACCTTGGGGATCCGAGAGGCTCTCAAGGGCTGGGATAAGGGGTTGAAGAACATGTGCACAGGAGAGCGCCGGAAACTGACCATCCCTCCAGCTCTTGCCTACGGGAAGGAAGGGAAAGGTAATTTCACCAAAATAGGATACAAATGGAGAGCACGTCACCATTAATCACAATTTGTTGGCTTGCAGGCAAGATCCCTCCGGGCAGCACCCTCGTATTTGACATTGAGCTCATTGATATCCGCAATGGGCCACGATCGCACGATTCCTTCCGGGAGATGGATCTCAACGATGACTGGAAGCTCTCCAGGCAGGAGGTGTGGAAAACTCTTGTTGTTTCAGCATGGGGGAATTCAATTTGCCAAGTTGCACAACACGCAAGACTAGATGAGACCGGCGGAGTTCAGTGCCTTGCTCAAGGAGCACAGCAATAGTCATTCGGAAGCAGACTAGCATCTCTCAAGCAACCAGTTGTCATTTCTTTGCAGGAGAACTCTGGTCCCTTGCAGACTCTGGTCCCCAATGTTATAGTACGTAACGTAATAATGCTGACTGTGGTTTTTGTGCACCACACAGGTGAAGGCGTACCTGAAGAAGGAGTTTGAGAAGCACGGATACTCACCGAACGACACGCACCACGAAGTGATGGTAGAGGACATCTTTAAAAATGAGGACGAGGACAAAGACGGTTTCATCTCCACCAGAGAATTCACTTATCAACACGACGAACTGTAAAGGACGCACATGCAGGCAGGACAAGTTGCATGTATTTTCATTTTACCTCTTGATTTAACTTGAAAGCTTTACGTTGGTTTTAGTGAAATGTATTCATGTGCACATTCAACATGCACTGAAAATGTCACGACAGATGTATTTAAAATTGAATTTTACTTGTTTTCCCTTTGGaatgtaaaataatatatttcaAATAGTATTGTCAAAGGGTTCATTTGTTAAAAccaaattaatcacgattaaccacagtaaatttcctgCTTAAATGATTTAAACCAGAGGGTTCgtaacctttttttttacctcagggcccaacttttctaccACAGAGAGGCCTGGGCACACTCACATTTTAATGCTAAATTACTCTTGatattaaaaaagcatgtgttaatcacaaagattattataaaggcttaggtcaggctgattacaaaaataaatactacagttattgaataaactgcaaaataagtgactcataaaaactgatgaacaatacatttatatacaattacgcagtgttaaaataaataaattctaactaataataatatatatgtttatctAAAATAAtctgtcaataaaataaaaacgcaAATGAAGAAAATGTagcttcaccaatttagtcataatttttgtgcttaagaaacttttctaagactttagctccagacttcttctttttgtttgatATTTTCTTTACTGCCACAGGTGGAGGAAAAGTGTATTGCCGCTGAGTACCGCtgaggcccatacggaccacagctgaggaacagatatttttggcggcccaacaatggctAGGAGACACTGATTTAAACGAACAGAAAAAAGACCCCGATATTTTGACgctaatgcaattttattgtcagaatgtcatacacatatttaacatccattcatccattttctaccgcttattcccttcggggtcgcggggggtgctggagcctatctcagctacaatcgggtggaaggcggggtacaccatggacaagtcaccacctcatcgcagggccaacacagatagacagacaacagtcacactcacattcacacactagggccaatttagtgttgccaatcaacctatccccaggtgcatgtctttggaggtgggaggaagccggagtatttaACAATTTTAGCTTAAATGTATGCCttttttatttgctcaaaacctggaAATTTACCAGCAAGCACAACAGTCAGTTTCcttactcatctttgcactgacatatgcattgacctgatcactgaccgtataacaacctgCGAAGCTTTTCAGGTATTCATACacagtaaaggagcatgtgcgctcaaaataaattgcgtggtttttctgcaaaaatacaaaattacagtAATGCCTTGTTGATCGCTGTTATTTGGTTCTGGACATGACCACGATAAATTAAGTTCTgcgaagtaggaatcattaattataaatataaacacattttttcatagcAAGAAGAACATAAAACAACTATTTACATTATAAGAGCGTTCTAGTTGTAACCTTTACACTTTTTTTACTCCAGTATAGTAATGATCCCTGATGCtgtgccaatcagtggccacaatactaaaCAAAGGGGACggggcggttgggagagtggccgtgccagcagcctatcaatccccaccttctaccaacctagtcacgtccgttgtgtccttgagcaagacacttcatccatgctcctgatgggtcgtggttagagccttgcatggcagctcccgccatcagtgtgtgaatgtgtgtgtgaatgggtgaatgtagaaatagtgtcaaaagcactttgagtaccttgaaggtagaaaagcgctatacaagtataacccatttaaagtgctatgattggtttggtctcctctagtggccaatactactgtagtattgatcatTTAAGTTGATTTAGCCATTGTTATGCTTAATTAAGCATTGAAGCGTGATGTGGCGAGGGATGACTGTAATgcacaatttttttgtaattaatcacgTAAGTAAATGGATTACATTTAGCAGCCCTGATTTTAaaacaatgtgtgttttttaCGTAAAATGTTCGGTTGACAGTTATAAGGTACGTAAAGTTCTGATTCTTTTGGTAAAATAGTTTGTGCTGTTAAAAACGGTCATTTGTGCTACTTTAGTTTTTGAGTTATTGAATAACGGAGCCCCATTCTCTCCAAATGAAAGCAACATAGCTTCACTAATCAATAGACTTGGacgtagacttagacaaactttattgatccacgagggaaattgttccacacagcagctcagttacaaaggatggaaaggataatgcaggtataaagtagacaaaacatttaccatagtagcaatataaaatataacatatgtaatgtttacatattatatatgcagtatataatatatactgatatattatattataccagcgaccccgaaagggacaagcggtagaaaatggatggatggattatatttttatatatagtgTTGTGTTTGTGCTGGACTGTGGCGTTAAAATGACCGATTTTGTtgttcaatcatcaatcaatcaatgtttatttatatagccctaaatcacaagtgtctcaaagggctgcacaagccacaacgacatcctcggtacagagcccacataagggcaaggaaaaactcacccccgtgggacgtcgatgtgaatgactatgagaaaccttggagatgtggttgaccccccccccccccccccccccctttaggggagaccgaatgcaatggatgtcgagtgggtctgacataatattgtgagactacagtccatagtggatccaacataatagcaagagtccagtccatagtggggctagcaggaaaccatcccgagcggggacgggtcagcagcgcagagatgttcccaaccgatacacaggcgagcggtccaccccgcacttcattcatggccaccggacctgtgtaacccctcgacaagggagaggggggagcagaggagaaaggaaaagaaacagcagatcaactggtctaaaacaggggggctatttaaaggctagagtatacaaatgagttttaagatgggacttaaatgcttctactgaggtagcatctctaactgttactgggagggcattccatagtactggagcccgaatagaaaacgctctatagcccgcagactttttttgggctctggtaatcactaataagccggaattctctgaacgcagatttcttgccgggacatatggtacaatacaatcggcaagataggctggagctagaccgtgtagtattttatacgtaagtagtaaaaccttaaagtcacatcttaagtgcacaggaagccagtgcaggtgagccagtataggcgtaatatgatcaaactttcttgttcttgtcaaaagtctagcagccgcattttgtaccaactgtaatcttttaatgctagacatagcatTAAATCTTGTTATACTCATTCGTTATTCAAGACAGTGATACCTTGGTTTTCGTACGTCCCGATTTGTGCATGATTTTGTTTTTGAGGAAAACTTTGAACGAAAGTTTGCCCagattttctattttcatttaacGTTACCATATGGCCAAACAATATGCCTAACATAGCGTATTTTGCCATGTAATGAAGCACCCAAACAAAGAGTCGTGCGTGTCGGTGACTCATCTCTGCGAAGAatgaatagtgctattttgaGAGTTGGGCCACTGTAGAAAGATTTGGGCCAACATCTtctttattacagtatgtgtgtgtgctttGTTTGTTCATAGAATGCACACAAAAAGATGAACAAATCTGTGTCTGTCTTCTTTATTCATGTCAATGCAATATCTGTCAAGCACTGTGCTGCCCATGCTTTGTTTACATGGTGAGGCGTTCAAGGGAACTGCGTGACGAGCGTTAGGCAGTTACAGGCTTTTAGACGGTTGGTGCTTTTTTTTCATTGAGTACAGCTGCAAAATAAGGCCCTATCCACACGGGAACATTTTTTAATGGGAAAGTCTGATATTATTATTGTGTGGACAAGCAATGAAACCGCTACTTTTTGATAACGATGACCACAAGAAAAAGAGACGTGATGCAACATCTGCTAACAACAAGGATTAACTTGGGTTTTAGTGATGTCATGTGTGTCACACTCATCATCTGACCTtgcaaaagtcttttttttttttgcgcctcAGCCATGCTTGTCATATACTTATTGTTTTTGTGTCAAGATGACACCTTTTTTTCTTTTGGTTATGTTGGTGTTTCTATGTCTGCACTTGTGATGAGGCAttgaacaaaccccgtttccatatgagttgggaaattgtgttagatgtaaatataaacggaatacaatgatttgcgaatcattttcaacccatattcagttgaatatgctacaaagacaacatatttggtgttcaaactgataaacattttcttttttgcaaataatcattaactttagaatttgatgccatcaacacgtgacaaagaagttgggaaaggtggcaataaatactgataaagttgaggaatgctcatcaaacacttatttggaacattccacaggtgaacaggctaattgggaacaggtgggtgccatgattgggtataaaaacagcttcccaaaaaatgctcagtctttcacaagaaatgatggggcgaggtacacccctttgtccacaactgcgtgagcaaatagtcaaacagtttaagaacaacgtttctcaaagtgcaattgcaagaaatttaaggatttcaacatctacggtccataacatcatcaaaaggttcagagaatctggagaaatcactgcacgtaagcggcatggccgaaaaccaacattgaatgactgtgaccttcgatccctcagacggcactgtatcaaaaaccgacatcaatctctaaaggatatcaccacatgggctcaggaacacttcagaaaaccactgtcactaaatacagttggtcgctacatttgtaagtgcaagttaaagctctactatgcaaagcgaaagccatttatcaacaacatccagaaacgccgccggcttcgctgggcccgagatcatctaagatggactgatgcaaagtggaaaagtgttctgtggtctgacgagtccacatttcaaattgtttttggaaatattcgacatcgtgtcatccggaccaaaggggaagcgaaccatccagactgttatcgacgcaaagttcaaaagccagcatctgtgatggtatgggggtgcattagtgcccaagacatgggtaacttacacatctgtgaaggcaccattaatgctgaaaggtacatacaggttttggaacaacatatgctgccatctaagcgccgtctttttcatggacgctcctgcttatttcagcaagacaatgccaagccacattcagcacgtgttacaacagcgtactttcctggcccgcctgcagtccagacatgtctcccatcgaaaatgtgtggcgcattatgaagcgtaaaatacgacagcggagaccccggactgttgaacgactgatgctctacataaaacaagaatgggaaagagttccactttcaaagcttcaacaattagtttcctcagttcccaatcgtttatggagtgttgttaaaagaaaaggtgatgtaacacagtggtgaacatgccctttcctaactactttggcacgtgttgcagccatgaaattctaagttaattattatttgcaaaaaaaaaatgaagtttatgagtttgaacatcaaatatcttgtctttgtagtgcattcaattgaatatcggttgaaaaggatttgcaaatcattgtattccgtttatatttacatctaacacaatttcccaattcatatggaaacggggtttgtattacagtACATCATTTTCACCCAGTACTGTGATGCGTTCCTGTCTGATTGTGACTCGATGTTGATACGACACCATGTGGTTAAGTTTGCAGAACGTTACTGTGTGGAAAGGCCcaagccaccatggggccaaagaaagttgcaagtgccagcacttttgattaaaaaaggtaaaaatcACTCTTGAATTGAAGAAGTAgcaaaatacagtggtacctcaacttaagagtgttttgagataagagttgtctctctgctaattgttatgctttaagccgCAAGCAGAAATTTGAGTTACaaacatccccgccattagttggtgtggcaaatgtcacagtgagtgACCTCAGTAAGATCCAACCAAAACATCCGGTATAACAATAGCTTATAGCTATAGATGGGCACAACTTTGTTTTTCGAAGcacgggaaggaagaaagtgaatgtCAAGGACAGTgctgggaagaagtagtggaacatattcattgaattgaagaaataaatcatcactgCGAGTCTGCACCATACTAAAGCAGAAAGAGTctataacgccagccaaggatgtaaaaaaattaaatctaaacAGCGGACATTTATACAGGGAAACTCtgatgatggtgtgtttgacagagaagcagctggaaggagataccgtaaaagtccactctccaaggtaaatgctatatattattacattacttcatactgTAATTGTTAGTACTACATTATATTGTatagtttttatacaatatttcttatctcttATTTGAATTACTTTTAATGGGaggcgttgatttgagatacaagtgttttgagttaagagctctgtcacagaaccaattcaaTAAAACTTCAAGAACAGAAAAGTGATGTTAGATGGTCCTTTAGCCATCACAATAATAATTTATGTCATAccacagactataaaaatgggacccattacctccctgcttggcactcagcatcaagggttggaattgggggttaaatcaccaaaatgattcctgagcgtggccaccgctgctgctcacttctcccctcgcctcccagggagtgaacaagggaatgggtcaaatgcagagggtaattttttcaacacacctagtgtgtgtgtgtgtgtgactatctaataactttaactttaatatatgtgtttgacattgttttctgcatataCAACTATATCCTCTAAAATGTGTTCAGTCTTCATATTCTTTGGTGTCTGGAATGGATTAACTTAATTTGCATTATTTAGGAAAAATGTATGTAGTTTTCATACTATTCTGTCTTTGTTTGCCCTTTTGGAACGGATTAATAAGCGCACAAAAAGAGCCGACATCCACCAGGCCCTTTAAAAAATCCTAAATCTAGGCGCTGATCCAGATTAAGCCCCAACATCTAATCACTTGGTTccctatcccatttctgacatatcCTGAAAGTTCCATCAAAATCGGCCCAATACTTTTTGAGCTATTTCACCAACTAACAAATAGACATACACACCCTGGCGGAGGTATTGAAAAGTGAGGCGAGCCATTAAGTGGTGCTGGTGCCATTTTAGATTTAGGGTTATTTCAGATGACTTTACAGGTCGATCTAAGATCACATTGGATGCAAGTTTATAGTCATGATTGTTGCACTTGACGTTCTTATTCACTAGAGGGCACTGTTGTTCCAACCGTCCAGGCTGCTGCCTTCCTTTTTGCCACTTTTACATGATCATAAACCCAGCAGCCCTTTTTACATTAGCAAATTGAAAAACAATTCTTAAAACCATTAACACTTTATAATGCCTGCCTGCAGAAGCCTTTTGGCAACGGCCATGTTTGCACCGGAGACTAGCAGCTAGAGTCTGTGTGGAGAGACCAGAGGAGATGCGGAGGAAGAGacggggctgcggagctggcgttgAGTGTCGGATTTGACGAATTTCACGAAGCCCTGGCTATATGATTATGTATTGGACACTTTGGTCTCCCTGGACGGATTCTTGCTCATTAACGCGGACTGGAAATTGACAGAGAGCTAGTGGGCACCCTAGGTCAGAGTCAGCtcttttggttgctttgttgggtctgctcctgtctctgtggCATGGAGCACTGCAGAGACCCATACATTATGAGATgttgaaattgtgtttttttttctttttttggtgcaTACATGGTGCAATCGTATGCGTGTAATATGTATTATTTGTTGCTcattttttagttgttttatttttatagctGTATGGcgccgctgaagtggcagctggttgcattttTAGGGggacttttttttacctgcatcGCAGTcgcataatttccccattgtgggataaattaaGTCTTCCCGATACGTATATTTTAGGAACTGAGCTCCTATTAAAACCAATTGACCCTTAATAGAAAAATAGTCCTTTTACTACAGCGGCTCAGTGGAATGTGAAATGAAGTCTGGCTCATTGAATTAGGTAACAAGCACAGACAGAAACTGCTAGAATACACATAGTTGTCAAACATGTTTCCACAGAAAGTAACACTTGTGGCATCAAGGTTTGAATCCATCCTACAAGTCACACTTTCAGGAAAAACCGGAAGAGTGACAAGTTTATGGCGAAACAAGAGATTCGACTGCAGATAAATAAAGCATGTCAAGATTATGGCTTTAACAAGAAACGGAAATAAAGTGAAAACAGTAGCCTTTAACTCTCATTAATCATTGCCATTAAAACCATATAAATTAAAAACTATAATCTGTATGTCCATGACATGGATTTGTATACAACTTTTATTCTTCTGAACATTTTGTATCCAGACAGCAACTTAACACGCATCATTCCCAACAGTACATactgtataattatatatatattattgtgacCAAACAACATGATGCAGAGTAAGAAGACAAAAATAAACATCTTTACAAAACAAATCTGTACACGTTTCAAAAAAGTGCTTCAtgaattgacctttttttttttcatggtttttACACAACAAAATATTGATCCCTGCTGCCATGACAGGATCTGTAAAAGTTAGTCGACACACGCACAAATCAAGCAggagatgcacacacacacacacacacacacacacacacaacaagtaAGAAGGTTCACAGATGTCGTGCAGAGGCAGACTGCACACACGGCTTCAAAGAAAACGGCACCGCGGCTTGTAAACATATCTGTGCTAAATCGCACACGACAGTCTTGGTGACGCATGGAAGTCGCACACGGACTAGACAACACCAAACCAAGCGGTCATGCATTCAAAAGAAGCTTCCCCAGAGCAATTTGAGTTTCTCTCTGACAAAAGTGTCCGTGATTGCGCGGTACGTTGACGGGATCTGGATTCTAGAATAAGACGTCTTCATGCTCGATCATGAGCTGCACCACCAGCTTCTGCTGCCTCATGTCGTTAAGCGTGGTCAAGGCGTTCTGCTCCGGCGGCTGCATCAGCGTTGGACCGAACACGATGCCCAAGTTCTCTGAAGTCATCAAGTTGTCCTTTTCGAACAAAGTTACCCTGCAACGTCATATACAATTTAAAACATTaattggtaaatgggttataattgtagatcgcttttctaccttcaaggtattcaaagcgctttgacactatttccacattgacccattcatacacacattcacacactgatggcaggagctgccacgcaaggccctaaccacgacacatcaggagcaagggtgaaagaCATCACGaacgtgactcggatggcgggaGCTGGGAATTAAACTAGGAAtcctcaagttgttggcacggccgctctagcaACCGAGCCATGCTGTCCCAGCAACTTTACAACTGCTGTCCCATTATTGAAAGTCTCATATAAATTTTAAGTATTTAATCCCAAATCCAAGCCAAGTCTCAAATCACCgatttatatacatattatgtatacatattatatatacaatatatatacaggtgtatatatatatatatatatatatatatatatatatatatatataaataaatgataaatgggttgtacttgtatagcgcttttctaccttcaaggtactcaaagcgctttgacactacttccacatttacccattcacacacacattcacacactgatggagggagctgccatgcaaggcgctaaccagcacccatcaggagcaagggtgaagtgtcttgctcaggacacgacgaggttggtactaggtggggattgaaccagggaccctcgggtcgcgcacagccactctgccactgcgccacgccgtccctatatatatatatatatatatatatatatatatatatgtatgtgtggggaaaaaaaatcacaagactatttcatctctacaggcctgtttcatgagggggggtaccctcaatcgtcaggagattttaatgggagcattcgcataccatggtttatatagggcacagagtgggtgggtacaggctggcctaggggagtggtgattggctcatgtgttacctaggaggtgtttccgtctatggcggcatgttgttacaatttcgctgcgcttgttgagggatgacaggtccgtccagacctgtcatccctcaacaagcgcagcgaaattgtaacaacatgccgccatagacggaaacacctcctaggtaacacatgagccaatcaccactcccctaggccagcctgtacccacccactctgtgccctatataaaccatggta
Protein-coding sequences here:
- the fkbp14 gene encoding peptidyl-prolyl cis-trans isomerase FKBP14 isoform X1 encodes the protein MMCFSICSLLSFVTMLTHGAKLPDPEVKIEVLQKPLMCYRKTKYGDMLLVHYEGYLESNGTMFHSSRTEGDKNPMWFTLGIREALKGWDKGLKNMCTGERRKLTIPPALAYGKEGKGKIPPGSTLVFDIELIDIRNGPRSHDSFREMDLNDDWKLSRQEVKAYLKKEFEKHGYSPNDTHHEVMVEDIFKNEDEDKDGFISTREFTYQHDEL
- the fkbp14 gene encoding peptidyl-prolyl cis-trans isomerase FKBP14 isoform X2 yields the protein MCYRKTKYGDMLLVHYEGYLESNGTMFHSSRTEGDKNPMWFTLGIREALKGWDKGLKNMCTGERRKLTIPPALAYGKEGKGKIPPGSTLVFDIELIDIRNGPRSHDSFREMDLNDDWKLSRQEVKAYLKKEFEKHGYSPNDTHHEVMVEDIFKNEDEDKDGFISTREFTYQHDEL